One part of the Anopheles coustani chromosome 2, idAnoCousDA_361_x.2, whole genome shotgun sequence genome encodes these proteins:
- the LOC131262172 gene encoding ankyrin-1-like, with translation MPDQRGRIITMPAECAANPLQRALADAIIRMVSMDELRILLACGAKVNEQVIQGLKPLHYAVWQNNEAAVNLLIVRGADLNAIDEVGYSALHLAAEHGYLELATLLLDAGCKIDYRAPTDDPYPRTTLCDEPLRLALRNKHYHVARLLLDRGADPNKRYFFGSEINLATDVESLELLLTYGANTEARDRSGITPLMRAVRTNGSVDSVLLLLHYGADVNAMTDARNDYRTVLHYAVLSGNASLVTLLLKQGARVDIPAPLPEPDRPSPLDLAVLRGDPVLVRILLENGANVNRSSPIIGSPLHVACADNIPNRVEIMKMLLFYGADPNVRVIGDVATNAILRPPLAELLASNEIVTPEELHLLLRHGARVILKTQYRDPDGLLNCLSNLHHESPAFHIILDAAEEFDPCMIRRNQQLTDEQREVMIERATVPRKLKSQIRAYYRRLFGRNICEFVPPLFIPDELKSYLLYEHSF, from the exons GGCGTATTATCACGATGCCGGCCGAGTGTGCCGCGAACCCGTTGCAGCGGGCCCTTGCGGATGCCATCATCCGCATGGTTTCGATGGACGAGCTACGTATACTGCTCGCTTGCGGAGCGAAGGTGAACGAACAGGTCATCCAGGGCCTCAAGCCACTGCACTACGCCGTCTGGCAGAACAACGAGGCTGCGGTTAATCTGCTGATCGTACGGGGCGCCGACCTAAACGCCATCGATGAGGTCGGCTACAGCGCCCTTCATCTGGCGGCAGAGCATGG ATATCTCGAACTCGCAACTCTGCTGTTGGATGCAGGCTGTAAGATAGACTACCGTGCGCCAACGGATGATCCCTACCCCAGGACAACGCTGTGCGATGAACCGCTGCGGCTAGCGCTCCGCAACAAGCACTACCATGTGGCCCGTCTTCTTCTCGATCGGGGAGCCGATCCGAACAAGCGCTACTTCTTCGGCTCCGAAATCAACCTAGCGACGGATGTGGAGAGTCTGGAGCTGCTGCTGACGTACGGTGCCAACACGGAGGCACGTGATCGCTCCGGTATTACACCGCTGATGCGAGCGGTTCGCACGAACGGAAGCGTTGATTCGGTGCTTCTTCTACTGCACTATGGAGCCGATGTTAATGCCATGACGGATGCACGAAATGACTATCGGACCGTTCTTCATTATGCCGTTTTATCAG GAAATGCTTCACTTGTGACGTTGCTTTTAAAACAGGGAGCTCGGGTGGATATCCCAGCTCCACTGCCCGAACCGGACCGGCCTAGTCCGCTCGATCTGGCGGTCCTCCGTGGTGATCCAGTGTTGGTGAGAATACTGCTCGAGAATGGGGCCAATGTGAATCGGAGCAGTCCGATCATCGGCTCCCCGTTGCACGTGGCTTGCGCCGATAATATTCCCAACAGAGTGGAAATCATGAAG ATGCTCTTGTTTTACGGCGCTGATCCAAATGTACGAGTTATCGGGGATGTTGCCACCAATGCGATTCTGCGTCCCCCGTTGGCGGAGCTGCTGGCAAGCAATGAAATTGTAACACCCGAGGAACTGCATCTTCTGCTGCGACATGGCGCGAGA GTTATCCTGAAGACCCAGTATCGCGATCCAGATGGTTTGCTGAATTGCCTCTCCAACTTGCACCACGAATCTCCCGCCTTCCACATCATCCTGGACGCTGCCGAAGAGTTCGACCCTTGCATGATTCGCCGAAATCAACAGCTTACCGATGAACAGCGCGAGGTAATGATCGAGCGTGCCACAGTCCCCCGTAAGCTAAAGTCCCAAATCAGAGCTTACTACCGCCGGCTGTTCGGGCGCAACATCTGTGAGTTCGTACCACCGCTGTTCATACCGGATGAGCTGAAAAGCTACCTTCTTTACGAGCATAGTTTCTAG
- the LOC131262179 gene encoding INO80 complex subunit C, with the protein MENEAEKPVFKKKNLSEVNPIVGKKRQWKSLKQILAHEKTLPWKESDVTYSSVNAPPSLKPAKKYSDISGLIAPYTDPHTKLRYHNAEEYQTIRTFPMDLTAGYLALRGASSIV; encoded by the exons atggaaaatgaagcgGAGAAACCGGTGTTTAAGAAAAAGAATCTCTCCGAGGTAAACCCCATCGTTGGGAAGAAACGGCAGTGGAAATCGCTCAAACAAATTCTTGCGCACGAGAAAACATTACCCTGGAAAGAGTCGGATGTGACTT ATTCATCAGTAAACGCTCCTCCGTCGCTGAAGCCGGCAAAGAAATACTCCGATATATCCGGTCTCATTGCACCGTACACCGATCCTCATACGAAATTACGGTATCACAATGCTGAAGAGTATCAAACGATCCGTACGTTCCCGATGGATTTGACTGCCGGCTATTTAGCGCTCAGAGGAGCTTCAAGTATCGTGTGA
- the LOC131262168 gene encoding uncharacterized protein LOC131262168 — protein sequence MNTLTQDLSAEDYSSSNFQQASSGSVATSSTQTIRHPSTRRQQLNTVPSRKVQQARTAGGQLTVRVPQRRGPVHGDDTADCSSDASLGITGPPVSESETSSKVEDDNVAAGIEDESASDNSQLSGGSALNEKTRRYNRISMIIVYGREALCILALILTTYATIQNSPPKISKAPPAVPFFPKGSLVHDWPTGALGTTQTRVSVSELSFVLYYAPWCAESQYARQAYEQVAQLFYREAHFAAINCWQPGGECRQRYSKVQAWPVLMAYQSNGLAVQYHQAWTATAFSRFVQSLMLPLHRFSNPSDLLDHMTGKDAVIVAFLEMANESKLYQRYYQASLKWLEKDPFQELSFGVVTGQSSKMFGIETVPSIRLYLWNETIEYVGNSSWTPQELIAWINKHLHVASMWLAPPGATKSTTIAPYLQQGPVLMLFSPRPLYDDSSDAYMMLRQLSMQYYNCPGDAWILEMAREYIAEQRTLNAERFVQRREQCARILGRHPSQEDEEDDADESGVRKYRRNRCKDGFKSTVSVSFVNVLNSSKFVDGKPVGKAVADEYCDIAPALGCGAHECGALGPERRLSLRWNSGEDGCPSRGGKPVNSQSRTVTSKWDSEHDYRGPKLLAKQNLRRQCELLRLAETDGANVYYSEPVPSKNQSAEFYTAIMGLSCSQNKSLTFLSMDSNLYHAFGERLGVNVLNEPNRTVAFIIDHQDESTYVLRDRINLNTLAKFVHDYHNRTLVRFQRSGNIHYQHTHPFDGANAKKQSKQNLEKHYEQLERVAKSKARSKPSKKAEQQANSSPLPPSETNEQLQANLDAMGKTSSTIPTHNREHHSVREIYSSNFRRVVLDSNRTVVVSFYSTQCAFCNILSHHLLTVSRLLRQQPALEFVRIDGDRNELGWEYTMDVFPSLIIFPNGRKSESRIFPHTLKVNVPNVVGFVLSNLTPSERLHANFLLCGAVNKASRTDCLQMLKRELTESIRLSLREWRHRASSACERDRIVRRLQLLKQSYLGTLRCLSHSCDLSQLVVNERKLIQQLWTGSSSCVAA from the exons ATGAATACACTAACACAAGACCTGTCAGCAGAAGattacagcagcagcaactttCAGCAAGCGTCGTCCGGTTCTGTGGCAACAAGTTCAACCCAAACCATCCGCCACCCGTCGACGCGACGTCAGCAGTTAAATACCGTTCCGTCGCGCAAAGTTCAACAAGCACGCACTGCTGGCGGCCAGTTGACGGTGCGGGTGCCACAAAGAAGGGGTCCAGTGCACGGCGATGACACCGCGGATTGCTCCTCCGACGCGTCGCTCGGGATAACGGGACCTCCGGTGTCCGAAAGCGAGACCTCAAGTAAGGTGGAAGATGATAACGTGGCAGCCGGGATCGAGGACGAAAGCGCAAGTGATAACAGTCAGTTGAGTGGTGGTAGTGCTTTGAACGAAAAAACTCGCCGGTATAACCGCATTAGCATGATAATCGTTTACGGTCGGGAGGCGCTATGCATACTGGCCCTCATACTGACCACATACGCAACGATACAGAACAGTCCTCCGAAGATATCGAAGGCACCGCCAGcggttccctttttccccaaAGGATCGCTCGTGCACGATTGGCCCACCGGTGCCCTTGGGACAACGCAGACACGGGTGTCCGTATCGGAGCTTTCGTTCGTGCTGTACTACGCACCGTGGTGCGCGGAAAGTCAATATGCTCGTCAAGCGTATGAACAGGTGGCACAGTTGTTCTACCGGGAAGCACATTTCGCAGCGATCAACTGCTGGCAGCCGGGTGGGGAATGTCGACAGCGGTACTCGAAGGTTCAAGCGTGGCCAGTTCTCATGGCCTACCAATCGAATGGGCTGGCGGTGCAATACCATCAGGCATGGACTGCTACCGCCTTCTCGCGGTTCGTGCAATCGCTAATGCTTCCACTACATCGTTTTTCTAATCCAAGTGATCTACTCGATCACATGACCGGGAAGGAT GCCGTTATTGTCGCCTTCTTAGAGATGGCCAACGAAAGCAAACTTTACCAGCGATACTATCAAGCGTCGTTAAAATGGCTGGAAAAGGACCCCTTCCAGGAGCTCTCATTTGGCGTCGTTACGGGACAGTCTTCCAAAATGTTTGGCATCGAAACAGTACCGTCCATTCGGTTATACCTTTGGAACGAAACTATA GAGTACGTTGGGAACAGTTCCTGGACACCGCAAGAATTAATCGCGTGGATTAACAAGCATCTGCACGTGGCATCAATGTGGCTCGCTCCACCGGGCGCCACAAAGTCCACCACGATCGCGCCCTACCTTCAGCAGGGTCCGGTGTTGATGCTCTTTTCTCCTCGGCCTCTGTACGACGACAGTTCTGATGCGTACATGATGCTACGGCAACTTAGCATGCAGTACTACAACTGTCCCGGCGATGCTTGGATACTAGAGATGGCCCGCGAGTACATTGCCGAGCAGCGCACGCTGAACGCGGAACGGTTCGTTCAAAGGCGGGAGCAGTGTGCAAGGATTTTAGGGCGGCATCCTTCGCaagaggacgaggaggacgatgcAGATGAGTCCGGTGTGCGAAAGTACCGTCGCAATAGGTGCAAAGATGGATTTAAATCGACGGTTTCGGTGTCGTTTGTAAATGTACTCAACTCGTCGAAATTTGTCGACGGTAAACCCGTCGGGAAGGCTGTCGCGGATGAATACTGTGACATTGCACCCGCGTTGGGCTGTGGAGCTCATGAGTGTGGCGCCTTAGGTCCCGAACGGCGTCTCAGCTTGCGGTGGAACAGTGGAGAGGATGGATGCCCGTCTCGAGGCGGCAAGCCCGTGAACTCACAATCACGTACGGTGACATCGAAGTGGGATTCGGAACATGACTATCGCGGCCCCAAGCTGCTTGCCAAGCAAAATCTACGCCGTCAGTGTGAACTTCTCCGCTTGGCGGAAACCGATGGAGCTAATGTGTACTATTCGGAACCGGTGCCGAGTAAAAATCAATCAGCCGAGTTCTACACAGCGATAATGGGATTATCCTGCTCACAGAATAAATCACTCACCTTTCTCAGCATGGACAGCAATTTGTACCACGCGTTTGGCGAACGGTTGGGCGTAAATGTACTGAACGAACCAAACCGTACCGTGGCCTTCATCATCGACCATCAGGATGAGTCAACCTACGTGCTGCGGGACAGGATCAATTTGAATACACTCGCAAAGTTCGTACACGACTACCACAACCGCACGCTGGTGCGATTCCAACGCTCCGGAAACATCCACTACCAGCACACGCATCCTTTCGATGGCGCGAATGCGAAGAAACAGTCCAAACAAAACCTCGAAAAACACTACGAACAGCTCGAACGGGTTGCCAAAAGTAAGGCGCGATCGAAACCATCCAAGAAAGCTGAACAACAAGCAAACAGTTCTCCTCTACCACCGTCAGAAACTAACGAGCAGCTGCAGGCCAACTTGGATGCGATGGGAAAAACATCATCGACAATACCTACCCACAACAGAGAGCACCATTCGGTGAGGGAGATTTACTCGAGCAACTTCCGTCGCGTCGTGCTCGACTCGAACCGCACGGTAGTGGTTAGCTTCTACTCGACCCAGTGTGCCTTCTGTAACATCCTGTCACACCACTTGCTCACCGTGTCGCGCCTGCTACGTCAGCAGCCGGCGCTAGAGTTCGTGCGCATCGATGGTGACCGGAACGAGCTCGGTTGGGAGTATACGATGGATGTGTTTCCTTCGTTGATCATCTTTCCCAACGGGAG GAAATCGGAGAGCCGTATCTTCCCCCACACGCTGAAGGTCAATGTTCCGAATGTGGTTGGATTTGTTCTATCAAACTTAACACCCTCCGAACGATTGCATGCCAACTTTTTGCTCTGTGGCGCCGTG AATAAAGCGTCCCGTACCGATTGCCTACAGATGCTGAAGCGTGAGCTCACCGAAAGCATCCGGTTAAGCTTGCGCGAATGGCGCCACCGAGCGTCGAGCGCGTGCGAGCGCGATCGCATCGTGCGCCGTTTGCAGCTCCTAAAGCAATCCTATCTGGGCACGTTGCGCTGCCTTAGTCATTCCTGTGATCTTTCTCAGCTAGTGGTGAACGAGCGGAAACTTATCCAGCAACTGTGGACGGGATCTTCGTCGTGTGTGGCCGCGTGA
- the LOC131264022 gene encoding uncharacterized protein LOC131264022, translating into MVLLRAYSHRWRPGSTTALRVVMITAMGCSSSVVLEEEIPHTTTPVTRGPQTFVGPQSNNPETVLDAYRRMDEEICALESTTPGPRLATAEAWVDLLDNAKARDGKSFTDDQQRVAGRLANGNVPNGVTANFIDQPATTDRDSLIDGSRKEMVKVREVVLRLDIVFNQLKAAQQEEFVARLSRAAMDQEAEQFREEMVDHARQRVLALQASFERLKRLYLEQDYALAMVYNGRYGSPAEQRLDGELDAARDVRDRLGGAVEQWRIAGGLLRAAAKGLHQTVDYWELLRPSKDADETVRLALDARTSCHGALVALEAAQTALPHVEIPYITIRQQSAVRHALIYLLTDMVNPARYQHTRDVFGVFGANVSKAVHWLHECYDETLRQDYNTADQSATLLAKTLREERLRYIGSKVPNKIYVKPAIGK; encoded by the exons ATGGTCCTACTCCGAGCGTACAGTCATCGGTGGCGGCCCGGCAGTACCACGGCTTTGCGCGTAGTAATGATCACCGCCATGGGATGCTCATCGTCCGTCGTGCTGGAGGAGGAGATACCACACACTACGACCCCGGTGACCCGAGGACCTCAAACGTTTGTTGGACCGCAAAGCAACAATCCGGAAACGGTGCTGGATGCGTACCGGAGGATGGATGAAGAGATTTGTGCACTGGAAAGTACCACACCGGGTCCGAGGTTGGCCACGGCCGAGGCTTGGGTAGATCTGCTGGACAATGCGAAAGCGCGGGATGGGAAATCATTCACCGATGATCAGCAACGAGTTGCGGGACGTTTGGCCAATGGGAACGTTCCGAATGGAGTCACGGCGAACTTTATCGATCAACCAGCGACAACCGATCGGGATAGTTTAATCGATGGCAGCCGGAAGGAGATGGTCAAGGTTCGTGAA GTTGTCCTCCGTTTGGATATCGTGTTCAATCAGCTTAAGGCGGCTCAACAGGAAGAGTTCGTCGCAAGGCTCTCTCGGGCCGCCATGGACCAAGAGGCGGAACAGTTCCGGGAGGAAATGGTAGACCACGCGCGCCAGCGAGTCCTCGCCCTTCAGGCCTCTTTCGAACGTTTGAAACGCCTATATCTCGAACAGGACTACGCGCTAGCGATGGTTTACAACGGAAGGTACGGATCGCCAGCGGAACAACGGCTCGACGGTGAACTCGACGCGGCCCGTGACGTTCGGGATCGGCTAGGGGGTGCCGTGGAGCAGTGGCGCATTGCCGGAGGGCTCCTCCGGGCGGCCGCCAAAGGACTTCATCAAACCGTAGACTACTGGGAGTTGCTGCGGCCTTCAAAAGATGCAGATGAAACGGTCCGGCTTGCCTTGGATGCGCGTACGAGCTGCCACGGGGCACTGGTCGCACTGGAAGCGGCGCAGACAGCACTTCCACACGTCGAAATTCCGTACATTACCATCCGGCAGCAGTCGGCCGTTCGGCACGCACTTATCTACCTCCTCACCGACATGGTTAATCCGGCACGGTATCAACATACGCGCGATGTGTTCGGTGTGTTCGGTGCGAATGTGTCCAAGGCGGTGCACTGGCTGCACGAATGCTACGACGAAACGTTGCGGCAGGATTACAACACGGCCGACCAGAGTGCAACGTTGCTGGCAAAAACGCTGCGCGAAGAAAGACTCCGGTACATCGGGAGCAAAGTGCCGAACAAAATCTACGTCAAACCGGCAATCGGGAAGTGA
- the LOC131264023 gene encoding sodium-coupled monocarboxylate transporter 1-like, translated as MGAQVPIAEDGTSPVEQQQQQLLFSVVDYVIFFSMLGLSALIGVYYGFFAKQKQNNTAEYLLGSKQMKVFPVAMSMTATHISAITMLGVPAEMYKYGIQYWACSISGLIVTIFMVYVFLPVFHELQTLSCYGYIEQRFDKRTRGLASGLFLFYCLLNTPVIIYAPAIAFSQVTGINVHIITPMICCICIFYTTFGGIRAVIWTDTLQFGAMICALCVVMTLGTLQLGGVVNVFELAEAGGRLIWFNMNPDPYLRSSFWLVSVGLTSMWISNIGVTPECVQRFLTIPDISSAKKAVWIFGVGHIVVKLCSVYNGLLIFGKYHDCDPIHDGTVQKYDQIFAFYVLDVARKIPGLPGLFVVGIFSAALSSLSTSMNTLSGTLFEDFVQPRFSFKDETASTIVKCMVVTIGVICLLLVFVVEQLGSIFSLAISVSGVTSGTMLGIFFLGMFSPHVNGRGAFWGAIASLVSLSAIAVGAQLEILGGHLKYESLPFRYDGCEGFNATGTETRTFYRDAENHDNSEVPWVFRLGFMYYSLLGTIIVVVVGIAVSMATGGQKERVPMNLLTPWVRPLYQTLDHTPEKGEYKLTRSYEMTEIEKIPK; from the exons ATGGGTGCACAAGTGCCAATCGCGGAAGATGGAACGTCACCGgtggagcagcagcaacagcagctacTCTTCTCCGTGGTCGATTATGTCATCTTTTTCTCAATGCTGGGCCTTTCCGCCCTGATCGGCGTGTACTATGGGTTCTTCGCCAagcagaagcaaaacaataccGCCGAGTATCTGCTCGGTAGCAAGCAGATGAAGGTGTTTCCGGTGGCGATGTCGATGACGGCAAC ACACATTtcggccatcacaatgctcgGCGTGCCGGCTGAGATGTACAAGTATGGAATCCAGTACTGGGCTTGCTCGATCTCGGGCCTGATCGTCACCATCTTTATGGTGTACGTCTTCTTGCCGGTCTTTCACGAGCTGCAGACGCTGTCCTGCTATGGCTACATCGAGCAGCGTTTCGACAAGCGCACTCGCGGGTTGGCAAGTGGCTTGTTCCTGTTCTACTGCCTTCTAAACACACCAGTGATCATTTACGCACCCGCCATTGCCTTCAGTCAAG TTACCGGTATCAATGTCCACATCATTACACCGATGATTTGCTGTATCTGCatattctacaccaccttcgggGGCATACG CGCCGTAATCTGGACCGATACGTTACAATTCGGCGCCATGATTTGCGCACTGTGCGTCGTCATGACCCTCGGCACACTGCAACTGGGTGGAGTCGTGAACGTGTTCGAACTGGCCGAAGCTGGCGGTCGTCTGATTTGGTTTAA CATGAACCCGGACCCGTACCTACGATCCTCGTTCTGGCTGGTGTCGGTGGGACTCACTTCCATGTGGATCTCGAACATCGGTGTGACGCCGGAGTGTGTGCAGCGCTTTTTGACCATTCCGGATATTTCCAGTGCCAAAAA AGCTGTCTGGATCTTTGGCGTGGGCCATATAGTGGTGAAACTGTGCTCCGTCTACAACGGGCTGCTAATATTCGGCAAGTACCACGACTGCGATCCCATCCACGATGGTACGGTGCAGAAGTACGATCAGATCTTCGCCTTCTACGTCCTTGATGTGGCACGCAAGATCCCGGGCCTGCCAGGACTGTTCGTGGTGGGCATCTTCTCAGCCGCCCTGTCGTCGCTATCCACCAGCATGAACACACTTTCCGGCACGCTGTTCGAAGACTTTGTGCAGCCGAGGTTCTCGTTCAAGGACGAAACGGCAAGCACGATCGTGAAGTGCATGGTCGTGACGATCGGCGTGATCtgtctgctgctggtgttcgTCGTCGAGCAGCTGGGCAGCATCTTTAGTCTTGCGATCTCGGTGTCCGGTGTCACCTCGGGTACGATGCTGGGCATCTTCTTTCTCGGCATGTTCTCACCGCACGTCAACGGACGTGGAGCGTTCTGGGGAGCGATCGCGTCGCTCGTTTCGCTTAGTGCGATAGCCGTCGGCGCACAGCTTGAGATTCTCGGCGGACACCTGAAGTACGAAAGCTTACCGTTCCGCTACGATGGCTGCGAAGGGTTTAATGCGACGGG TACGGAAACGAGAACGTTCTATCGGGACGCCGAAAACCACGACAACTCCGAGGTGCCGTGGGTGTTCCGCCTCGGATTCATGTACTACTCGCTGCTGGGCACAatcatcgtcgttgtcgtagGCATTGCAGTTAGCATGGCCACCGGTGGCCAGAAGGAGCGCGTTCCCATGAACCTCCTGACACCGTGGGTTCGACCACTGTACCAGACGTTGGACCACACGCCGGAGAAGGGCGAGTACAAGCTCACGCGAAGCTACGAAATGACCGAAATAGAGAAAATTCCTAAATGA
- the LOC131262174 gene encoding uncharacterized protein LOC131262174, producing the protein MSCFGDCLELGPPPDMILSMPPPPLSSFLLPKNALVAASKPNGNSNHSLLCSAAFICEPSLKAIEQSGMEFIELPGNGMDDTWVLVLISSCVGVLLLGALLAMVLIKCRDRFCFRCSSFGYSYHDSNLKQPPLHALGSEPVVATKAAVFMPGGTILYPTGHVHHHHHTHPHQQHGQPVYGPDNRTLWAALTPHGTQHFITESYGGNPEDHYEVIDYGRKHEQYIPSAHGTIVKSKNSFENSGFVDYDYEDPTPLMESYAHFDDMDSGYQEPQEVLGSLGRPGLTTHRHTNPTISSPVPIEHPNLAPLNLYPTVQSHRSSTGIAIGQTGTLGSSTMGRKSSTTGAGTLSRRISDIKN; encoded by the exons ATGAGTTGCTTTGGCGATTGCCTCGAACTGGGGCCACCGCCCGACATGATCCTGTCGATGCCGCCGCCTCCGCTGTCGTCGTTCCTGCTGCCCAAGAATGCGCTGGTGGCCGCCAGCAAGCCGAATGGAAACAGCAACCACAGCCTGCTGTGCAGCGCTGCCTTCATCTGCGAACCATCGCTGAAGGCAATCGAGCAGTCCGGGATGGAGTTCATCGAGTTGCCTGGAAACG GGATGGACGACACCTGGGTGCTGGTGTTGATATCTTCCTGTGTCGGAGTACTCCTACTCGGCGCTCTGCTGGCGATGGTCCTGATCAAATGTCGCGA TCGTTTCTGCTTCCGTTGCAGCTCGTTCGGTTACTCGTACCACGATAGCAACCTGAAGCAACCGCCACTGCACGCCCTCGGCAGCGAGCCGGTCGTGGCCACCAAGGCGGCCGTCTTCATGCCGGGCGGTACGATTCTCTACCCCACGGGGCACgtgcaccatcaccaccacaccCATCCGCACCAGCAGCACGGACAGCCGGTGTACGGACCGGACAACCGGACGCTCTGGGCCGCCCTGACTCCGCACGGAACGCAACACTTCATCACCGAATCGTACGGCGGCAACCCGGAGGATCACTACGAGGTGATCGACTATGGGCGCAAGCACGAGCAGTACATCCCGTCCGCGCACGGTACGATCGTGAAGAGCAAGAACTCGTTCGAGAACTCCGGCTTCGTCGACTACGACTACGAAGATCCGACCCCGCTGATGGAATCGTACGCCCACTTCGACGACATGGACTCGGGCTACCAGGAGCCACAGGAAGTGCTCGGTTCGCTCGGCCGTCCCGGGCTGACCACTCACCGTCACACCAACCCCACCATCTCATCTCCGGTCCCGATCGAACACCCCAACCTGGCCCCGTTGAACCTCTACCCGACCGTTCAGTCGCATCGCAGCTCGACCGGCATTGCCATCGGTCAAACCGGAACGCTCGGCTCCTCGACCATGGGCCGAAAATCGTCCACAACCGGTGCCGGAACACTTTCCCGTCGCATCAGCGACATCAAGAACTGA